The following are from one region of the Nostoc cf. commune SO-36 genome:
- a CDS encoding Mo-dependent nitrogenase C-terminal domain-containing protein, translating into MTSTVQSPYSSEQIAAWLRGLLTIAWADGNFDAQEQELIASITKNELAPKIQWDSLEVITPEELAAVLGKGTPGAENFLRTAIMVAIADGTYSPSEDEVLHQFCQALEQPENLLEALRHTLEHPDQITPTIASTGLTKRQIDALHPLRDWLDGLDIQDPRVARFLCKMIPSQCPFERDVTLFGRKIVHIPPMCKINPLYEQLVGLRFRALSYLADKCGEDVSPYI; encoded by the coding sequence ATGACAAGTACCGTTCAATCCCCCTACAGCAGCGAACAGATTGCCGCTTGGTTGCGTGGGCTGCTCACCATTGCTTGGGCAGATGGTAATTTTGATGCCCAAGAACAGGAATTAATTGCCAGCATCACCAAAAATGAATTAGCTCCTAAGATTCAATGGGATTCACTAGAGGTAATTACGCCAGAAGAATTAGCCGCAGTGTTGGGTAAAGGTACACCAGGCGCGGAAAATTTCTTAAGGACAGCGATAATGGTAGCGATCGCAGATGGTACTTATTCTCCCAGCGAAGATGAGGTTCTGCATCAGTTCTGCCAAGCCTTAGAACAGCCAGAGAATTTATTAGAAGCCCTTCGCCACACCCTGGAACACCCAGATCAAATCACCCCCACTATCGCCAGCACTGGGCTTACAAAGCGTCAAATTGATGCACTACATCCCTTGCGGGACTGGCTGGATGGGCTAGATATCCAAGACCCAAGAGTAGCCCGCTTTTTGTGTAAAATGATTCCCTCCCAATGTCCCTTTGAGCGGGATGTCACCCTATTTGGACGCAAGATTGTCCACATCCCGCCGATGTGTAAAATTAACCCGTTGTATGAGCAACTCGTGGGCTTACGTTTCCGTGCCCTTTCTTATCTGGCAGATAAATGTGGTGAAGATGTTTCACCATATATTTAG
- a CDS encoding glutamate--cysteine ligase, with protein sequence MFLFGIEHEVAFLNKEGKFADFSHTKFADLNQIIEKLPTYPSDYPQLRVGDAGIKMKRWYIEGFERFADSDEVIDCHVKGIEIRTTIHSNIQGAITELSESFKLLRKVAANFGLSPVLVSFNPYNPAFEPQPPLNHYEIKQLEAYPDEQTANIHMVSYGPDLNISVVDLPTEDVIDIGKKLTYYSPYIVPFSYSSPFYNGGLWDGLSVRTFIRTGKRPAALVFIQKEEQLINSTPSLTKIARIPAEVGRIEFKACDSCDDFLIYAALLTLLKGLVLDKTLLGRATIPDAALHQLSAKEAFDNEDIFGNATKVLQAAEVALEDDQDIHYLTPLKLLLAKRKTRSHELIQMFHRLSSIEDVIRLTYNF encoded by the coding sequence ATGTTTTTATTTGGGATTGAGCATGAAGTCGCTTTTCTAAACAAAGAAGGGAAGTTTGCTGATTTTTCTCACACAAAATTTGCTGATTTAAATCAAATTATTGAAAAGCTACCTACGTACCCTAGTGACTATCCTCAACTACGCGTTGGCGATGCGGGTATTAAGATGAAGAGGTGGTATATTGAGGGATTTGAAAGATTTGCGGATTCCGATGAGGTGATAGACTGTCATGTTAAAGGTATTGAAATTAGAACAACTATACATTCTAATATTCAAGGCGCTATTACTGAATTGTCAGAAAGTTTTAAGTTGCTACGTAAAGTTGCTGCTAACTTTGGGTTATCACCGGTTTTAGTTAGTTTCAATCCTTACAATCCAGCTTTTGAGCCTCAACCCCCATTAAACCATTATGAAATCAAACAGCTAGAGGCTTATCCTGACGAACAAACTGCTAATATTCACATGGTATCTTATGGGCCAGATTTAAATATTTCAGTAGTAGATTTGCCTACTGAAGATGTAATTGATATTGGGAAAAAGTTAACTTATTATAGTCCCTACATAGTCCCTTTTAGTTATAGTTCTCCTTTTTATAACGGAGGTTTATGGGATGGTTTATCTGTACGAACGTTTATTAGAACCGGAAAAAGACCAGCCGCCTTGGTTTTTATTCAGAAAGAAGAACAACTGATTAATAGCACACCTTCCTTAACAAAAATTGCCCGGATTCCGGCTGAAGTGGGACGCATCGAATTTAAGGCTTGTGATAGTTGTGATGATTTTTTAATCTATGCAGCTTTGCTGACATTATTGAAAGGTTTGGTATTAGATAAAACCTTGCTGGGTAGAGCAACTATACCTGATGCAGCATTACATCAACTTTCCGCAAAAGAAGCATTTGACAACGAAGATATTTTTGGGAATGCGACAAAAGTCTTGCAAGCAGCCGAAGTTGCTTTGGAAGATGATCAAGATATTCATTATTTGACACCATTAAAATTGCTGCTGGCGAAACGAAAAACAAGATCCCATGAATTAATACAAATGTTCCATCGCCTTAGTTCAATAGAAGATGTGATAAGGCTGACTTATAACTTTTAA
- a CDS encoding Dps family protein has protein sequence MRSINIGLTEEQRQGVINLLNQDLADAYLLLVKTKKYHWDVVGPQFRSLHQLWEEHYQKLTLNIDALAERIRTLGGFPVGTLEGFLKIATLKEHAGNVPTATGMVSNLVDDHEQVIRNLREHVDQSGEQFHDQGTADFLTGLMEQHEEMAWMLRSFIEGEALGPDGRQPAENAKTPVGV, from the coding sequence ATGCGTTCGATAAACATTGGTTTGACCGAAGAACAGCGTCAAGGTGTAATTAATCTGTTGAATCAAGATTTGGCAGATGCCTATCTACTGTTGGTGAAAACCAAAAAGTATCACTGGGATGTCGTTGGCCCTCAGTTCCGCTCTTTGCACCAGCTTTGGGAAGAACACTACCAAAAACTGACTCTAAATATTGATGCCTTAGCAGAGCGGATTCGTACTTTGGGTGGTTTTCCAGTTGGAACATTGGAGGGATTTCTTAAGATTGCTACCCTCAAGGAGCATGCTGGAAATGTGCCCACAGCAACGGGAATGGTATCTAATCTAGTGGATGATCACGAGCAGGTTATTCGTAACTTAAGAGAACATGTAGATCAGTCCGGTGAGCAGTTCCACGATCAAGGAACTGCTGACTTTTTGACTGGACTTATGGAACAGCATGAGGAAATGGCTTGGATGCTGCGTTCATTTATTGAAGGAGAAGCACTGGGCCCAGATGGTAGACAGCCAGCAGAAAATGCTAAGACTCCTGTAGGCGTGTAG
- a CDS encoding ChaB family protein, with amino-acid sequence MPEVYKAERTISAVFKEQKQIDDVIRRLLDRGVPRDHISVMGRNFQSETRIAGFISKKDVILGGLRTGAVFGSLFGSFLSLLTGVGVLFIPFVGPIVAAGPIGAVLLGAASGAIAGSAGAGLVSVLTTLGMPEDKAAIYQTRLQAGEFLVMAEVPSDRTGEFQLLLESAGGEEIHTIEKTFARPCPGQCNSPQDLSPEVRAHLSEEAQRTFIERYNTVFNEKNDEFTAEQAAWESVHQQYDEDENGVWSKAKVKA; translated from the coding sequence GTGCCAGAAGTATATAAAGCAGAACGTACTATATCTGCTGTATTCAAAGAACAGAAGCAAATTGATGATGTAATTCGGCGTTTATTAGACAGGGGTGTGCCGAGAGATCATATTTCGGTTATGGGCAGAAACTTCCAGTCAGAAACGAGAATTGCTGGCTTTATTAGTAAAAAAGATGTGATTCTCGGAGGTTTGCGAACAGGAGCAGTTTTTGGTTCCCTGTTTGGTTCCTTTCTGAGCTTGCTTACGGGTGTAGGCGTACTGTTTATTCCTTTTGTCGGCCCAATTGTGGCAGCAGGGCCTATTGGTGCAGTGCTATTGGGGGCTGCTAGCGGAGCGATCGCAGGTAGTGCAGGTGCGGGTCTAGTATCGGTTCTAACTACTTTAGGAATGCCAGAAGATAAAGCGGCTATCTATCAAACCCGCTTACAAGCCGGCGAGTTTTTAGTGATGGCAGAAGTTCCTAGCGATCGCACTGGCGAATTTCAATTGCTACTCGAAAGTGCTGGTGGCGAAGAAATTCACACAATTGAAAAAACCTTTGCTCGCCCTTGTCCTGGACAGTGCAACAGCCCACAAGACTTGTCTCCTGAGGTTCGCGCTCATCTTTCTGAAGAAGCTCAACGCACATTTATTGAGCGCTATAACACTGTCTTTAATGAGAAAAATGACGAGTTCACGGCTGAACAAGCTGCCTGGGAGTCTGTTCATCAGCAATATGATGAAGATGAAAACGGTGTCTGGTCAAAAGCCAAGGTTAAAGCTTAA
- a CDS encoding TIGR02588 family protein, translating to MTKTEQPSRSIAEWVTFSVASLIVAIIVSLVGYTWLNEKNQPPILSVTKKQTIREVDGQFYVPFEVENTGGDTAESVQIMAELLINGKVTETGEQQIDFLSSGETEEGAFIFSQNPRQGQLNLRVGSYKLP from the coding sequence ATGACTAAAACTGAACAACCATCACGCTCTATTGCAGAGTGGGTAACATTCAGCGTCGCCTCACTTATTGTAGCAATCATTGTGAGTCTGGTGGGCTACACTTGGCTGAACGAAAAGAATCAACCTCCCATCCTTTCTGTTACCAAAAAACAAACAATTCGGGAAGTTGATGGTCAATTTTATGTTCCCTTTGAAGTCGAGAATACTGGAGGAGACACAGCCGAATCAGTCCAAATTATGGCTGAGTTACTAATTAACGGCAAAGTTACAGAAACAGGAGAGCAACAGATCGACTTTTTATCTAGTGGGGAAACTGAAGAAGGCGCATTCATATTCAGCCAAAATCCGCGCCAAGGTCAGTTAAATCTACGTGTTGGTAGCTATAAATTGCCCTAA
- a CDS encoding TIGR02587 family membrane protein: MTTKRQKNIWRSEINDIIRGACGGFLFGIPLLYTMEVWWIGSGAKPQLMMMAIALMFIVVFLLNQIEGFRKRRYTRLTYQAAIDTVEAIAIGLACSAFVLLLLRELTLETSLKESLGKIIFESVPFAIGVALANQLLGDSENNNTEGKAANQLNDATKNKGDELHATFADLGATLIGATVIAFNIAPTDEIPMLAAAASPPWQLAMIATSLLISYGIVFQAGFSDQQKRRQQKGIFQRPSSETIMSYLVSLLAGAFMLWFFQKLTFSDPWTMWLDHTLMLGLPATIGGAAGRLAI, encoded by the coding sequence GTGACAACAAAACGTCAAAAAAATATATGGAGGAGTGAGATTAATGACATCATTAGGGGTGCTTGTGGAGGTTTTTTATTTGGCATACCCTTACTGTATACAATGGAGGTTTGGTGGATTGGATCAGGAGCCAAACCACAACTGATGATGATGGCGATCGCATTGATGTTTATTGTGGTTTTTTTGCTTAATCAGATAGAAGGCTTTCGGAAACGCAGATATACTAGGCTAACTTATCAAGCCGCAATAGATACCGTAGAAGCGATCGCGATCGGACTAGCTTGTTCTGCCTTTGTGCTGTTACTATTGCGAGAATTGACCCTAGAAACTTCCCTAAAGGAATCTTTAGGTAAAATCATCTTTGAAAGTGTGCCCTTTGCCATCGGTGTAGCATTAGCAAACCAGTTATTGGGAGATAGTGAAAACAATAATACAGAAGGAAAAGCTGCCAATCAGCTAAACGACGCAACCAAGAATAAGGGGGATGAGTTACACGCCACTTTTGCCGATTTAGGTGCAACTCTGATTGGTGCAACTGTAATTGCATTTAACATTGCTCCAACCGATGAAATTCCCATGCTTGCAGCCGCAGCCTCACCACCTTGGCAGTTGGCAATGATCGCCACATCTCTGCTCATTTCCTATGGCATTGTATTTCAAGCAGGCTTTTCTGACCAACAAAAGCGAAGACAGCAAAAGGGAATTTTCCAACGCCCATCGAGCGAAACTATTATGTCCTATCTAGTATCACTGCTAGCAGGCGCTTTTATGTTGTGGTTCTTTCAAAAATTAACTTTTAGTGACCCTTGGACAATGTGGTTAGATCACACATTAATGCTGGGATTACCTGCAACTATTGGCGGTGCAGCTGGAAGGTTAGCAATATGA